From Phycisphaerae bacterium, one genomic window encodes:
- the pnp gene encoding polyribonucleotide nucleotidyltransferase — protein sequence MMFKVERAIGASVLSIETGKLAKQAAGSAVVRYGDTVVLGTVVTADPRPGIDFFPLTVDYREKMSAAGKFPGGFFKREGRPTQKEVLTCRLIDRPMRPLFPDGFKNEVQIQVMVLATDMQNDPDVIGLVSAAAALAVSPVPFHGPFAGVRVGRVDGKFIINPTVAQLEYSDMDMIVAGHLDAVTMIEVGCRELPEDVIADAVQFGHENGVKPICEMLKELERQAGKPKTWEAPEKNAAFLDEIRRKALTDLRAAKQITGKQERNDAVKAVYERIVAEYCPEGVAEPEHTPEEVKAAIGIVEERLVRDLILDEEQRVDGRKLDEVRKILCEVGWLPRVHGSALFSRGETQAMVVCTLGTARDEQLIDDLIEEYSKKFMLHYNFPPFSVGEVRRIGSPGRREIGHGALAERSLEAVLPGPEDFPYTIRIVSDILESNGSSSMASVCGGSLALMDAGVPISGAVSGISIGLVLEPDGRYKLLADIVGEEDHYGDMDFKVAGTRKGVTGVQLDIKATGLPHKIMREALKLSHKCRMHILDQMDKALAKPRPEISQYAPRLLTIKINPEKIGKLIGPGGKSVKAIQAETGAQIDIEDDGTVVISCLDADGAERALAMVQRITEDVQIGRIYEGKVISIKDFGAFIEITDGQDGLCHISELDDNYVRTVSDVVKIGDVVKVKVIAIDDQGRVKLSRKAALKAAKESGADARGKES from the coding sequence ATGATGTTCAAGGTCGAGCGCGCGATTGGTGCGAGTGTTCTGTCCATCGAAACGGGGAAGCTGGCCAAGCAGGCCGCGGGGTCCGCAGTAGTGCGCTACGGCGACACGGTCGTGCTCGGTACGGTCGTCACGGCCGACCCGCGCCCCGGAATCGATTTCTTCCCACTGACCGTCGACTACCGCGAGAAGATGTCGGCGGCGGGCAAGTTCCCCGGCGGGTTCTTCAAACGTGAAGGTCGGCCGACACAGAAGGAAGTGCTCACCTGCCGGCTCATTGATCGCCCGATGCGGCCGCTGTTCCCGGACGGCTTCAAGAACGAAGTGCAGATCCAGGTCATGGTGCTGGCCACGGACATGCAGAACGACCCGGACGTGATCGGGCTGGTGTCCGCCGCCGCCGCGCTCGCCGTCTCGCCGGTCCCGTTCCACGGTCCGTTCGCGGGGGTGCGCGTCGGCCGGGTGGACGGCAAGTTCATCATCAACCCCACGGTTGCGCAGCTTGAATACTCCGACATGGACATGATCGTGGCGGGGCACCTCGACGCCGTAACGATGATCGAAGTCGGCTGCCGCGAGCTGCCCGAGGACGTGATCGCCGACGCGGTGCAGTTCGGGCACGAGAACGGCGTCAAGCCGATCTGCGAGATGCTCAAGGAGCTGGAGCGTCAGGCGGGCAAGCCGAAGACCTGGGAGGCCCCCGAGAAGAACGCCGCGTTCCTGGATGAAATCCGCCGGAAGGCACTGACCGACCTGCGCGCCGCGAAGCAGATCACGGGCAAGCAGGAGCGCAACGACGCGGTCAAGGCGGTCTACGAGCGGATTGTGGCGGAGTACTGCCCCGAGGGAGTCGCGGAGCCCGAGCACACGCCGGAGGAAGTCAAGGCCGCGATCGGCATCGTCGAGGAGCGGTTGGTCCGCGACCTGATCCTGGACGAGGAGCAGCGCGTGGACGGCCGCAAGCTGGACGAGGTGCGGAAGATCTTGTGCGAGGTGGGCTGGCTGCCGCGGGTGCACGGCTCGGCGCTGTTCTCGCGCGGCGAGACGCAGGCGATGGTCGTCTGCACGCTGGGCACGGCCCGTGACGAGCAGCTCATCGACGACCTGATCGAGGAATACAGCAAGAAGTTCATGCTGCACTACAACTTTCCGCCGTTCTCGGTCGGCGAAGTCCGGCGGATCGGCTCGCCGGGGCGGCGCGAGATCGGCCACGGCGCGCTGGCCGAGCGCAGCCTCGAGGCAGTGCTGCCCGGCCCCGAGGATTTCCCTTACACGATCCGCATCGTCAGCGACATTCTCGAGTCCAACGGGTCGAGCTCGATGGCGAGCGTCTGCGGTGGGTCGCTGGCGCTGATGGACGCGGGCGTGCCGATCAGCGGCGCGGTGTCCGGCATCTCCATCGGCCTGGTGCTCGAGCCCGACGGCCGCTACAAGCTCCTGGCCGACATCGTCGGTGAGGAGGACCACTACGGCGACATGGACTTCAAAGTCGCGGGCACGCGCAAGGGCGTCACCGGCGTGCAGCTCGACATCAAGGCCACGGGCCTGCCGCACAAGATCATGCGCGAGGCGCTGAAGCTCTCGCACAAGTGCCGGATGCATATCCTGGACCAGATGGACAAGGCGCTGGCTAAACCGCGCCCGGAAATCAGCCAGTACGCGCCCCGGCTGCTGACGATCAAGATCAACCCCGAGAAGATTGGCAAGCTGATCGGTCCGGGCGGCAAGTCCGTCAAGGCGATCCAGGCCGAGACCGGAGCCCAGATCGACATCGAAGACGACGGCACGGTGGTCATCTCCTGCCTCGACGCGGATGGTGCCGAGCGGGCCCTGGCGATGGTCCAGCGGATCACCGAGGACGTGCAGATCGGGCGGATCTATGAAGGTAAGGTCATTAGTATCAAAGACTTCGGCGCTTTCATCGAGATCACGGACGGTCAGGACGGCCTGTGCCATATCAGCGAGCTCGACGACAACTACGTGCGCACGGTGTCCGACGTCGTGAAGATTGGCGACGTGGTCAAGGTCAAAGTAATTGCAATCGACGACCAGGGCCGGGTAAAATTATCGCGCAAGGCCGCGCTGAAGGCGGCCAAGGAATCCGGGGCGGACGCCCGCGGCAAGGAGTCGTGA
- the rpsO gene encoding 30S ribosomal protein S15: MSLSGEKKAELLSAHRRHEQDTGSAEVQIALLTQRITQLTEHLKIHAKDHSSRRGLLKMVGKRSSLLKFLARQNRDRYLATIGKLGLRK, translated from the coding sequence ATGAGTTTGTCTGGCGAAAAGAAGGCCGAGCTCCTCTCGGCACACCGACGGCACGAACAGGACACCGGCTCCGCCGAAGTGCAAATCGCGTTGCTCACCCAGCGGATCACCCAGCTCACGGAGCATTTGAAGATTCACGCAAAAGACCACTCGTCGCGGCGCGGGCTGCTGAAGATGGTGGGCAAGCGCTCCTCTCTGCTGAAATTCCTTGCCCGCCAGAACCGGGACCGCTACCTCGCGACGATCGGGAAGCTCGGCTTGCGCAAGTAG
- a CDS encoding ATP-binding cassette domain-containing protein: protein MALIEIRGLTKLYRMGTSIVHALDGVDLTIERGEFVAITGASGSGKSTMMHLLGCLDRPTAGTYRLDGRDVSDLSDYELAAVRNKQIGFVFQTFNLINRTSAAENVAVPLFYARQTNTRAPATRALERVGLTDRAQHNPNELSGGERQRVAIARAIVNDPALLLADEPTGNLDSRTGEQIMEIFRSLNAQGVTIVMVTHEPDIALQAQRIVQMRDGKVVSDRPAVEIAAERGPAAPRKWTSTEIPASEIRVEDEPDSPRVLTARLMRGANAALTCGLIAIGLWLAAVGAQVYLGLHFKPDELKPPMGKLPPPAVIMGGLSACVSMVAGLTLGIVAIVLGWRARQRIRTEPGHWLGGRRALAGMILGWVSVALPVIGGIVIIVMTMTKAK from the coding sequence TTGGCACTCATCGAGATCCGTGGCCTGACCAAGCTCTACCGCATGGGCACCTCGATCGTCCATGCCCTGGACGGCGTGGACCTGACGATTGAGCGCGGCGAGTTCGTCGCGATCACGGGTGCGTCGGGCAGCGGCAAGAGCACGATGATGCACCTGCTGGGCTGCCTCGATCGGCCCACGGCCGGCACATATCGGCTCGACGGGCGTGACGTCAGCGATCTTTCCGACTATGAACTCGCCGCGGTGCGGAACAAGCAGATCGGTTTCGTGTTCCAGACGTTCAACCTGATCAACCGCACGTCGGCGGCGGAGAACGTCGCCGTGCCGCTGTTCTACGCGCGGCAGACCAACACGCGTGCCCCGGCGACGCGCGCCCTGGAGCGTGTGGGGCTGACGGACCGCGCCCAGCACAACCCCAACGAGCTTTCAGGCGGCGAGCGGCAGCGCGTTGCCATCGCCCGGGCCATCGTCAACGACCCCGCCCTGCTGCTGGCCGACGAGCCGACGGGAAACCTCGATTCCCGGACGGGCGAGCAGATCATGGAGATCTTTCGGAGCCTGAATGCGCAGGGCGTCACGATCGTGATGGTGACGCACGAGCCGGACATCGCGTTGCAGGCCCAACGCATCGTGCAGATGCGCGACGGCAAGGTCGTCTCGGACCGTCCGGCCGTCGAGATTGCCGCGGAGCGCGGCCCCGCGGCGCCGCGCAAGTGGACGTCGACCGAAATCCCGGCGAGCGAGATTCGAGTGGAGGACGAACCGGACAGCCCCCGCGTGCTGACCGCCCGGCTGATGCGCGGGGCGAATGCGGCGCTCACTTGCGGCCTGATCGCGATCGGGCTCTGGCTGGCGGCCGTCGGCGCGCAGGTGTACCTGGGCCTGCATTTCAAGCCGGATGAGCTGAAACCTCCGATGGGCAAGCTGCCACCGCCCGCGGTGATCATGGGCGGCTTGTCGGCGTGCGTGTCGATGGTGGCGGGACTAACCTTGGGCATCGTCGCGATCGTGCTCGGATGGCGGGCGCGGCAGCGCATCCGCACGGAGCCGGGACACTGGCTGGGTGGCCGGCGGGCGCTGGCGGGGATGATTCTCGGCTGGGTCTCGGTGGCGCTGCCCGTGATCGGCGGAATCGTAATTATCGTGATGACAATGACTAAGGCGAAATAG
- a CDS encoding biotin/lipoyl-binding protein, whose product MRKWIIVLVVLALVVVGWFFGRQYVMRPRWAQPKFGRVTHGDIRVPITAAGLIHANQVIEVKSEASGRIMSVPVVEGTMVHAGTEVVVLDPDDEQRAVERAKADFDRADALLTQARVAVERAEVSIASANARLEEITAQGEVVAFELEKIERTLSEGKLNIYSDQQVHDIRAQYRMNQAQQEAARIAVRSAELSKQDAEAAVRSQEAVVQSARKTLEDAQKRLSETTVIAPQDAIVTEVYVRPGMLVQSATQGFTGGTMLMTLADVSKKKVIARLDEADYGRVLNVSPIDALPDMPELRAAAEQDAKQIEQRTGNVKITVDAFPDVEFAGRIERVEPQGKLNAGSSIIQFDVHVEITDPQRHMLPLGAQAQVEFTVESASNALLVPAEAVKSFEDKRGVYLKVPPERGSGEDYGQRFVACRFGISDGERTQVLAVLDGEQLPDGAEVYTVLPQRAGEGM is encoded by the coding sequence ATGCGGAAGTGGATCATCGTCCTGGTCGTGCTGGCGCTGGTCGTCGTGGGCTGGTTCTTTGGGCGGCAGTACGTCATGCGGCCGCGGTGGGCACAGCCCAAGTTCGGCCGGGTGACACACGGCGACATTCGCGTGCCGATCACGGCAGCGGGGCTCATTCACGCGAACCAGGTGATCGAAGTGAAGTCGGAGGCCTCGGGCCGGATCATGAGCGTCCCCGTCGTGGAGGGAACGATGGTGCACGCCGGGACCGAGGTGGTGGTGCTCGATCCGGATGACGAGCAGCGCGCGGTCGAGCGGGCCAAGGCCGACTTTGACCGGGCCGACGCGCTGTTGACGCAGGCACGGGTGGCGGTGGAACGGGCCGAGGTGTCGATCGCCAGTGCGAACGCGCGGCTCGAGGAGATCACGGCGCAAGGGGAAGTCGTCGCCTTTGAGCTCGAGAAGATCGAGCGCACGCTGAGCGAAGGCAAGTTGAACATTTACAGTGACCAGCAAGTCCACGACATCCGCGCGCAGTACCGGATGAACCAGGCACAGCAGGAAGCCGCGCGTATCGCGGTCCGCTCGGCCGAGCTGTCCAAGCAGGACGCCGAGGCGGCGGTGCGTTCGCAGGAAGCCGTGGTCCAGTCGGCGCGCAAGACGCTGGAGGACGCGCAGAAGCGCCTGAGCGAAACGACGGTCATCGCGCCACAGGACGCGATCGTCACCGAGGTCTACGTCCGCCCGGGCATGCTCGTGCAGTCCGCCACCCAGGGCTTCACGGGAGGAACGATGCTCATGACCCTGGCCGACGTGTCTAAGAAGAAGGTCATCGCGCGGCTCGACGAGGCGGATTACGGCCGCGTGCTGAATGTCTCGCCGATCGATGCGCTGCCTGACATGCCCGAGTTGCGGGCCGCCGCGGAGCAGGATGCCAAGCAGATTGAGCAGCGCACCGGCAACGTGAAGATCACGGTCGACGCGTTCCCGGACGTGGAGTTCGCGGGCCGCATCGAGCGCGTCGAACCCCAGGGCAAGCTGAATGCGGGCTCGTCGATCATCCAGTTCGACGTGCACGTCGAGATCACCGACCCGCAGCGGCACATGCTGCCGCTGGGCGCGCAGGCGCAGGTCGAGTTCACCGTCGAGAGCGCCAGCAACGCGCTGCTGGTCCCCGCAGAGGCGGTGAAGAGCTTCGAGGACAAGCGCGGCGTCTACCTGAAGGTGCCGCCGGAGCGTGGCTCCGGCGAGGATTACGGCCAGCGTTTCGTGGCCTGCCGGTTTGGGATCAGCGACGGCGAGCGTACGCAGGTGCTCGCGGTCCTGGACGGCGAGCAGTTGCCGGACGGCGCCGAGGTCTACACGGTACTGCCGCAGCGGGCGGGCGAGGGCATGTAG
- the ald gene encoding alanine dehydrogenase — protein MIIGVPKEVKPDEYRVAVVPAGVEQLKRGGHTVVIERGAGVGSGLADADYEAYGAEMVSSAAEVWARAELICKVKEPLAQEIPMIRKGQVVFTYFHFAASRQLTEGVRDSGCVAIAYETIHDREGRLPLLAPMSEVAGKMSIQEGAKYLEKPMEGRGILLGGIPGVEPANVLVLGGGIVGTNAAKLAAGLGANVTIMDIDLYRLRYLDDVMPANVSTVYSTPEAIRRHLETSDLVIGAVLIPGARCPMLVRRENLKLMRPGAVIVDVGVDQGGCCETTHPTTHGDPTYVIDGVVHYGVANMPGAVGRTSTFGLTNATIPYLVKLANGGYEKACAADPGLAAGVNMVGGKITNRPVAEAFGFRYEEFKPR, from the coding sequence ATGATCATCGGCGTCCCAAAAGAGGTTAAGCCTGACGAATATCGTGTCGCGGTGGTTCCGGCCGGAGTCGAGCAGCTCAAGCGCGGCGGACACACGGTGGTTATCGAACGTGGGGCCGGCGTGGGCTCGGGGCTGGCCGACGCCGATTATGAGGCCTATGGCGCCGAGATGGTGTCTTCGGCGGCCGAGGTCTGGGCGCGCGCGGAGCTGATCTGCAAGGTCAAGGAGCCGCTCGCCCAGGAAATCCCGATGATCCGGAAGGGGCAGGTCGTCTTCACATACTTCCACTTCGCGGCCAGTCGCCAGTTGACCGAGGGGGTGCGTGACTCCGGGTGTGTGGCCATCGCCTACGAAACGATTCATGACCGCGAGGGCCGCCTGCCGCTGCTCGCTCCCATGAGCGAAGTCGCCGGCAAGATGAGCATTCAGGAAGGCGCGAAGTATCTCGAGAAGCCGATGGAGGGCCGGGGCATCCTGCTGGGCGGCATCCCGGGCGTGGAGCCGGCCAACGTGCTCGTGCTCGGCGGCGGCATCGTCGGCACGAATGCCGCGAAGCTGGCGGCGGGGCTCGGCGCCAACGTGACCATCATGGACATCGACCTGTATCGCCTGCGGTACCTGGATGACGTCATGCCGGCCAACGTCAGCACGGTCTACAGCACGCCGGAGGCGATTCGTCGCCATCTGGAAACGTCCGACCTGGTGATCGGCGCGGTGTTGATCCCCGGCGCGCGTTGTCCGATGCTGGTCCGCCGTGAGAACCTCAAGCTCATGCGGCCGGGCGCGGTGATCGTGGATGTGGGCGTGGACCAGGGCGGCTGCTGCGAGACGACGCACCCGACCACGCATGGCGATCCCACGTACGTGATTGACGGGGTCGTGCACTACGGCGTGGCGAACATGCCCGGCGCGGTCGGCCGCACGAGCACGTTCGGGCTGACAAACGCGACGATTCCATACCTGGTGAAGCTGGCGAACGGCGGGTATGAGAAGGCGTGCGCCGCGGATCCGGGTCTCGCGGCGGGCGTGAACATGGTGGGCGGCAAAATCACCAACCGGCCCGTGGCGGAAGCCTTTGGTTTCCGGTATGAGGAATTCAAGCCGAGGTAG
- a CDS encoding sigma-54-dependent Fis family transcriptional regulator: protein MNVTDGAVAGVPGDAGANRSARVLLVDDERSVLDSLARFLTTDGHEVVAVTSTHEAVLELERASFDVMITDVILHDGNGVDLLRTARDRWPDLLVVAMSGYGTIESAVEAMKVGAFEFLSKPVRMDEIRQVARRAIEQQNLLRANRSLRRMLDAPYNLDVVIGRTYQMQRVFDLIEAVADSKTTVLIHGETGTGKSVVARAIHQRSQRRARPFVEISCGAIPETLLASELFGHVKGAFTGALADKDGKFRAADGGTIFLDEVACASPSLQVKLLRILQERQFEPLGSNRTATVDVRVILATNVNLAQEVEAGRFRPDLFYRINVVNIDLPPLRDRLTDIPLLAEHFLRKCAHQCGKRRLAFTEPALQCMQRYRWPGNVRELENCVERAVVLTRGEQIDVADLPPAVVRASESDATMFSADRGRPLTLKEALEEPEKRIIQAALEANAWNRQKTAAVLDVNRTTLYKKMKQYGLEEPRKGRKPQP from the coding sequence ATGAACGTGACCGATGGGGCCGTGGCGGGCGTGCCCGGTGACGCAGGCGCCAACCGCAGCGCACGGGTCTTGCTGGTGGATGACGAGCGGTCGGTGCTCGATTCGCTCGCGCGCTTCCTGACGACCGACGGGCACGAGGTGGTCGCCGTGACGTCCACCCATGAGGCGGTGCTCGAGTTGGAGCGCGCCAGCTTCGACGTGATGATCACCGACGTCATCCTTCACGACGGTAACGGCGTCGACCTGCTCCGCACGGCCCGCGATCGCTGGCCGGACCTGCTCGTGGTCGCCATGAGCGGCTACGGCACGATCGAGTCCGCGGTCGAGGCGATGAAGGTCGGGGCGTTCGAATTTTTGTCTAAACCGGTCCGGATGGACGAGATTCGCCAGGTGGCCCGCCGGGCGATCGAGCAGCAGAACCTGCTGCGCGCCAACCGGTCGCTGCGCCGCATGCTCGACGCGCCGTACAACCTCGACGTGGTCATCGGCCGCACCTACCAGATGCAGCGGGTCTTCGATCTGATCGAGGCCGTGGCCGACTCGAAAACCACCGTGCTGATCCACGGCGAGACCGGGACGGGCAAGTCGGTCGTGGCCCGCGCCATTCACCAGCGCAGCCAGCGCCGCGCCCGGCCGTTCGTGGAGATCAGTTGCGGCGCAATCCCCGAAACGCTGCTCGCGTCCGAGCTGTTCGGCCACGTCAAGGGCGCCTTCACCGGCGCGCTCGCCGACAAGGACGGCAAGTTCCGCGCCGCCGACGGCGGCACGATCTTCCTGGACGAAGTGGCCTGCGCTTCGCCCAGTCTCCAGGTCAAGCTACTGCGCATTCTGCAGGAGCGGCAATTCGAGCCGCTGGGCTCCAACCGCACGGCGACCGTGGATGTGCGGGTGATCCTCGCGACCAACGTGAACCTCGCCCAGGAGGTCGAGGCGGGGCGCTTCCGCCCGGACCTCTTCTACCGCATCAACGTGGTGAACATCGACCTGCCGCCGCTACGCGACCGGCTGACGGACATTCCGCTGCTGGCCGAGCATTTCCTGCGGAAGTGCGCGCACCAGTGCGGCAAGCGTCGCCTCGCGTTCACCGAGCCGGCGTTGCAGTGCATGCAGCGCTATCGCTGGCCCGGCAATGTCCGCGAGCTGGAGAATTGCGTCGAGCGTGCCGTGGTCCTGACGCGCGGCGAGCAGATCGACGTGGCGGACCTCCCGCCCGCGGTCGTCCGCGCCTCCGAGAGCGACGCGACGATGTTCTCCGCCGATCGCGGCCGGCCGCTGACACTCAAGGAAGCCCTCGAGGAGCCGGAGAAGCGGATCATCCAGGCCGCGCTGGAGGCCAATGCCTGGAACCGCCAGAAGACCGCGGCGGTCCTCGACGTCAACCGCACCACGCTCTACAAGAAGATGAAGCAATACGGTCTCGAAGAGCCGCGCAAAGGCCGCAAGCCGCAGCCCTGA